A region of the Sphingobium sp. HWE2-09 genome:
TCATGCAGACGCTGACGACGGCCAAGCGACTCGCCATATCCGAACGGCGCTGATTTAGTTGGCGTGACCTGAACGGGCTCAAGGACGCCGGTGTTCTCGCGTGCCGCATCGCGAAATCAATTGGTTGAGCCGCACTTCATCCTGTGCGCTCGACGCAAATAGCTGACATAGCCAGTCCAGGCATTTCGCCAGAAGCAGCATGGTTTCTCTCCTTTATTATCCGCGGATCATAGCCGATTCGCGCATAGAGAGAAGAGGGATTATTGGTCGGCGCCAATTACCCGATAAAGGAGCACCCTGTTGCTGACCAACGCCAAGTTGGTGGCAATCGCGGACTGCCGCGCATTGTAGAGGCTGCGCTGGCTGGTCAGCGCATTCAGGAACGTATCGATGCCCGATCGATAGCGCTGTTCGGCCAGATCATAAGCGCGCTGGCTGGCGGTCACCAGCCGCTGTTGCGCGCCCTGCTGCGCATCGATCGTGCCTTCACGGGCCAGGCCATCGGCGACTTCGCGAAAGGCCGTCTGGACCGCCTTTTCATATTGCGCGACATAGAGATCCCGCTGCGCCTTGCTATAGTCCAGATTGCCCCGATTGGCGCCGCCAAAGATCGGCAGGCTGGCAGAGGGGCTGGCGGACCAGGCGAATCCACTGCCGGTGAAGAGCGACGACAGGGCGGAACTGGCCACGCCGATCGCCGACGTCAGGCTGATCGTGGGGAACATCGCCGCGCGGGCCGCGCCGACATCGGCATTGGCGGCTTTAAGCTGATGTTCGGCCTGAAGCACATCGGGCCGTTGCAGCAATATGTCGGAAGACAGACCGCCCGGCACCTTTGCCACGCCCGTGATCAAGCTGTCGAGCGAGGCTGGCAGCAAGGCGTCTTCCACCGGCGCACCGACCAGCAGATCCAGCGCGTTGCGGTCTTGCGCGACCTGCGTGATGTTGGCGGCAGTGTCCGACGCGGCCTGTTCCACCGTGGTTTCAGCCTGATGGACGTCGAGCTTGCCGATCAGGCCTGCAGCGTTGAGCGAGCGCGTAATATCGAGCGTGCGCTGCGCGCTCGCCTGCGTCTGGCGCGACAATGCAAGCAGCTCCTGGTCCGCCGCCAACGTCGCATAGGCGGTAGCGGTTTCCGCGATCAGCGCGATCCGGGTCGATCGCGCGCCTTCCTCAGTCGCCAGATAGGTTTCCAGCGCCGCTTGCGTCAGGCTGCGGACGCGGCCGAACAGATCGATCTCGAACGCGCTGAAGCCGATGTCCGCGCTATAATTATTCTGCCGAACGTCATTCTGGCGGCTGAAACTCGCGCCCGCGTCACCAGTGATGGTCGGCAATTGTGCGGACCGCTGCACCCTATATTGCGCGCGCGCTGACAATATGTTGGCGGTCGCCGCACGCAGGTCGCGATTGTTCGCCAGCGCGCGCTCGACGACGGTCCGCAATTTGGCGTCGGCGACCAGTTCGGTCCAAGCCAGACCAGCCTTCTGTCCTGGCAGTGGGGGAGCATAGGCTTCGCCGCTGGGC
Encoded here:
- a CDS encoding efflux transporter outer membrane subunit — encoded protein: MTRALLSIGSCLALAGCNMTPTYIRPTAPVPATLPSGEAYAPPLPGQKAGLAWTELVADAKLRTVVERALANNRDLRAATANILSARAQYRVQRSAQLPTITGDAGASFSRQNDVRQNNYSADIGFSAFEIDLFGRVRSLTQAALETYLATEEGARSTRIALIAETATAYATLAADQELLALSRQTQASAQRTLDITRSLNAAGLIGKLDVHQAETTVEQAASDTAANITQVAQDRNALDLLVGAPVEDALLPASLDSLITGVAKVPGGLSSDILLQRPDVLQAEHQLKAANADVGAARAAMFPTISLTSAIGVASSALSSLFTGSGFAWSASPSASLPIFGGANRGNLDYSKAQRDLYVAQYEKAVQTAFREVADGLAREGTIDAQQGAQQRLVTASQRAYDLAEQRYRSGIDTFLNALTSQRSLYNARQSAIATNLALVSNRVLLYRVIGADQ